From a region of the Notolabrus celidotus isolate fNotCel1 chromosome 14, fNotCel1.pri, whole genome shotgun sequence genome:
- the LOC117825638 gene encoding late histone H2A.2.2-like encodes MSGRGKKAAPKPKSSVTRSSRAGITFPVGRIHRLLRKGRYAARVGNGSAVYLAAVLEYLCAEILELAGNASRDNKKMRIAPRHILLAVKNDEELNKLLAGVTISEGGVIPNIQATLLPKKTKGPKDDVPAKDVESQDF; translated from the coding sequence ATGTCTGGCCGTGGGAAAAAAGCTGCACCCAAACCCAAATCTTCAGTGACCCGGTCCTCCAGGGCTGGGATCACATTCCCTGTAGGCCGCATCCACAGGCTGCTGAGGAAAGGCCGCTATGCAGCGAGGGTTGGTAACGGCTCTGCAGTCTACCTGGCCGCTGTCCTGGAATATCTCTGCGCTGAAATCCTGGAACTGGCTGGAAATGCCAGCCGTGACAACAAGAAGATGCGCATCGCTCCTCGCCACATCCTGCTGGCAGTGAAGAATGATGAAGAGCTGAACAAACTGCTGGCAGGGGTCACGATCTCAGAGGGTGGTGTCATCCCAAACATCCAGGCTACCCTTCTCCCCAAAAAGACCAAAGGGCCCAAGGATGATGTTCCAGCCAAAGATGTTGAGTCTCAAGACTTTTAA